TCCAGCGCATCGTAATCTGGAGCCAGTCGGACGTAAGCCTTCTTCTCTCCATCAGGCCTAGAGTGGAACAGGGGACATCAGAACAGAGGCACACAACTCCCACATGCTCCACCTTCCCACTATACCAATGTGCATCAGTGGTTCCTTTGGAAACATCACTGTACTCAGTGAATAACAACGTTTACATCATTTGCACAAGGCAACCTGGGTGTTAGAAGAGCTCCCTGGTGAAGCACCTTTGGTCTGCCAACATCTCCCACTCCCCCCTGAGATGTGCTCAGTCACAAAGTCCATGTCTCAAAGCTTTAACAGTGAACCACCACAGAGCTCAATCACCACCAATGACCTATTCTCCCCTTCTTCTCACCTAATCAATGTGTTGACCTTGGCCACATCAATATCGTAAAGCTTCTTGACAGCCTGTTTGATCTGGTGCTTGTTTGCCTTGACATCCACGATGAAAACAAGGGTGTTATTATCCTCTATCTTCTTCATAGCAGACTCTGTGGTCAAAGGGAACTTGATAATGGCATAATGGTCCAGCCTGCAGGGGAGAAACCCTGTGGTTAACAGAAGGCTGGAAGAAGCCATTTCTGCTCTTCAAGGGCTTTCGCTGGGGTGCATCAGTTGCCAAAAAAAGTTCTAATCACAAACTCTCAGGCTTTGGTCGCTTGAAATCATCACCTGCACCCCAAACACCCCACCCCAGGGCTCTGCTCAGCTCCCAAGGTGGGACATTGGCAACGTCTCACTCTGAGACCTGCAGCAAAGTCCATAGGGCCCATGCACAGGGCTGCTTCCACCCCAGCCCATAGCAAGGCAGAGCCCGGCACCCCACACATACTTGTTTCTCCGTGGGGCACTCTTCCGGGGGTACTTGGGCTGCCGCCGCAGCCGCAGAGTCTTGGGCCTGCGGAAGGTGGGCGATGTGCGGATCTTCTTCTTCTTGTGGCTGTGGACCCCCTTCAGGACAGCCTTCTTGGCCTTCAGCGCCTTCGCCTTCGCCTCTGTCTTCGGAGGCACAGCTACGACGACAAATCAGTCAGCACAACCAGGACGTGCGGGGCCAGTATCCGCTCCCCTGCCTGTCCTAACGGGCCATTGCTTCCCCTTGTCCCAGGGGGAAGGATCTTCTCAATGGAGGGCTTCCAATGGAGATCCAGGACCTCCCCAAGTAGCCCATGCTCCCTCATCTAACCAAGACCAACCCCAAAACGTTCAATGATTGAGGTTTCCCCTCATAAAGCCTCAATTatgcattccttccctccccatctccctcACACACCTAAATGGGGCTCATCCCCTCAGACAACCGCACCGCTGCAGGCCTCTCCCGCCACCTCCACGTGTCTACGGCCCAGCACCGGACTCCAGCCTTCCCTTACCCTCTTCAAACGCTCATCCCGGCCTCCCCCGCTTACACCCGTACCCCGGGAACAACCTCAGCacacccccatccccaccccataGCCCCTCATTGCCTTAAGCCCTCACCCTCCTTCTTCGCCTTGGGCGCCATCTTGGCCAGGCGGAAGCCGAAAGGGGCTCCCCGCGCCAGACCGCACGGGCTTATAACCC
The Lathamus discolor isolate bLatDis1 chromosome 14, bLatDis1.hap1, whole genome shotgun sequence genome window above contains:
- the RPL23A gene encoding large ribosomal subunit protein uL23, which gives rise to MAPKAKKEAVPPKTEAKAKALKAKKAVLKGVHSHKKKKIRTSPTFRRPKTLRLRRQPKYPRKSAPRRNKLDHYAIIKFPLTTESAMKKIEDNNTLVFIVDVKANKHQIKQAVKKLYDIDVAKVNTLIRPDGEKKAYVRLAPDYDALDVANKIGII